The Megasphaera stantonii genome includes a window with the following:
- the hisS gene encoding histidine--tRNA ligase: MAITAPRGTQDFLPEQTADWQILEQKIRQICSLYGFGEIRTPLFESTELFLRGIGETTDVVTKEMYTFNDRGGRSMTLRPENTASVVRAYLEHKLYGDPKVHKFYYMGPMFRHDRPQAGRYRQFNQFGVEEIGSKDPAVDAEIIAMAFQLFRELGLNDLVLHLNSVGCPKCRPIYRQKLLDFFADKKEQLCDDCKARLEKNPLRVLDCKEEGCKQAAVGVPELTDNLCDDCKEHFAKVQEYLTKIGIPYELDPRLVRGLDYYTNTAFEIMYAPLGAQSTVCGGGRYDGLIEEVGGPATPGIGFAIGMERLLLTLKEQGLLPPVEKKQPVFIVALGDAAKTEAFSLQQQLRAKGMYAEIDTMGRSMKGQMKSANRLEADYTVIIGEEELAAGQAQVRDMATKEQVSVPIDGIVAYMETHKKG; this comes from the coding sequence ATGGCAATTACCGCACCCAGAGGTACGCAGGATTTCTTGCCGGAACAAACGGCAGATTGGCAGATTTTAGAGCAGAAAATCCGTCAGATCTGTTCGCTTTACGGGTTCGGCGAAATTCGTACCCCTTTGTTTGAAAGTACCGAATTGTTTTTGCGCGGCATCGGCGAAACGACCGACGTCGTTACGAAAGAAATGTACACCTTCAATGACCGCGGCGGCCGCAGCATGACTTTGCGCCCTGAAAATACGGCGTCCGTCGTCCGCGCGTATTTGGAGCATAAATTATACGGCGACCCGAAGGTTCATAAGTTCTATTACATGGGGCCTATGTTCCGTCACGACCGTCCTCAGGCCGGACGGTACCGCCAGTTTAATCAGTTCGGCGTTGAAGAAATCGGCTCGAAGGACCCGGCCGTTGATGCGGAAATCATCGCGATGGCCTTTCAGCTGTTCCGCGAATTGGGACTGAACGACTTAGTCCTTCATCTCAATTCCGTCGGCTGCCCGAAATGCCGTCCCATTTACCGGCAGAAGCTCCTCGATTTCTTCGCCGATAAAAAAGAGCAGCTCTGCGACGACTGCAAGGCCCGTCTGGAAAAGAATCCCCTGCGCGTCCTCGACTGCAAGGAAGAAGGCTGCAAGCAGGCCGCTGTCGGCGTTCCCGAGCTGACGGACAACCTTTGCGACGACTGCAAGGAACACTTTGCGAAGGTTCAGGAATACCTGACGAAGATCGGCATTCCTTACGAATTGGACCCGCGCCTTGTCCGCGGCTTGGATTATTATACGAATACGGCCTTTGAAATCATGTACGCTCCCTTAGGGGCTCAGAGTACGGTCTGCGGCGGCGGCCGCTATGACGGCCTCATCGAAGAAGTGGGCGGTCCGGCGACGCCGGGCATCGGCTTTGCCATCGGCATGGAACGGCTGCTCCTGACTTTGAAGGAACAAGGCCTGCTGCCGCCGGTAGAAAAGAAGCAGCCCGTATTCATCGTAGCCCTCGGCGACGCGGCTAAGACGGAAGCCTTCAGCCTCCAGCAGCAGCTTCGTGCCAAGGGCATGTATGCCGAAATCGACACGATGGGCCGCAGCATGAAGGGGCAGATGAAATCGGCGAACCGCCTGGAAGCCGATTATACAGTCATTATCGGCGAAGAAGAGCTGGCCGCCGGTCAGGCTCAGGTCCGCGATATGGCTACGAAAGAGCAAGTCAGCGTTCCGATCGACGGAATTGTTGCATATATGGAAACACATAAGAAGGGATGA
- the hemZ gene encoding coproporphyrinogen dehydrogenase HemZ, translated as MNNTPDLQTYSYSGPERYHSLVGQVMASLGYVGGRECRTIGAAVVLEERDGRLRLSCVFGGDGTWRSEAWLSRPGAERADIKDCLLHWHEQFSGKPKSPWGTLIGVRPTKLVHRLFDEGMDAEAVRRHLCSRYEVAEDTAKFLVQMAAVQRPYVTGGKKDISVYVGIPYCPSHCVYCSFPSRLIGEENDGALQDFADAIVADIEDMGRLCRQYGLRIRSAYVGGGTPTCLPLPILRRLMTAMSSVFAGAEEWTVEAGRPDTASEDVLALLRRSGVTRISVNPQTMQQRLLDAIGRRHTTEDIYDMYERCRQMAFPVVNMDFIAGLPGQTAEDMRENMEIVCQLHPENVTIHTLALKKRAPLFHHPLREKIPSAEEVGAMLDVCRQTLQEGGYGPYYMYRQTYMAASFANVGYALPGAISPYNIEMMEERGTVLAAGPGGATKFVRSDGHSLEKLYMPKDIDRYIEALPENMRQRRRLCAIIYGGEDL; from the coding sequence ATGAATAATACGCCGGACCTTCAGACCTACAGCTACAGCGGCCCCGAACGATATCACTCCCTCGTCGGCCAGGTCATGGCCTCCCTGGGCTATGTCGGCGGCCGCGAATGCCGCACTATAGGCGCAGCGGTCGTCCTGGAAGAACGGGACGGCCGTCTCCGTTTGTCCTGCGTCTTCGGCGGCGACGGCACCTGGCGGTCGGAAGCCTGGCTGTCCCGGCCGGGAGCCGAGCGGGCCGATATCAAGGACTGCCTCCTCCATTGGCACGAACAGTTCAGCGGCAAGCCCAAGAGCCCGTGGGGAACGCTCATCGGCGTGCGACCTACCAAATTAGTTCATCGCCTGTTTGACGAAGGGATGGATGCGGAAGCAGTCCGTCGTCATCTGTGCAGCCGGTATGAGGTAGCGGAAGACACGGCGAAGTTTCTCGTCCAGATGGCGGCGGTGCAGCGGCCCTATGTGACGGGCGGCAAGAAGGATATTTCCGTATATGTCGGCATTCCCTACTGTCCCAGCCATTGCGTGTACTGTTCCTTTCCTTCGCGTCTTATCGGAGAAGAGAACGATGGCGCACTTCAGGATTTTGCCGACGCCATCGTCGCCGATATAGAAGATATGGGCCGTTTGTGCCGGCAGTACGGCCTGCGCATCCGCTCGGCTTACGTAGGCGGCGGCACGCCGACGTGCCTGCCCCTGCCAATACTGCGGCGGCTGATGACGGCCATGAGCTCCGTCTTTGCCGGCGCGGAAGAGTGGACTGTCGAAGCGGGGCGGCCCGATACGGCATCGGAAGACGTATTGGCCTTGCTGCGCCGCAGCGGCGTGACACGTATCAGCGTCAATCCCCAGACGATGCAGCAGCGCCTTCTCGACGCCATCGGGCGGCGGCATACGACGGAAGATATATACGACATGTACGAGCGATGCAGACAAATGGCCTTTCCCGTCGTCAATATGGACTTTATCGCCGGCCTTCCCGGCCAAACCGCAGAGGATATGCGGGAAAATATGGAAATTGTTTGCCAACTGCACCCAGAAAATGTTACAATTCATACGTTAGCATTAAAAAAACGGGCGCCTTTATTTCATCACCCCCTGCGGGAGAAGATTCCTTCTGCCGAGGAAGTGGGCGCTATGCTGGACGTGTGCCGGCAAACGCTGCAGGAAGGCGGCTACGGGCCGTATTATATGTATCGGCAGACCTATATGGCCGCCAGTTTCGCCAACGTCGGCTACGCCTTGCCGGGAGCAATCAGCCCCTATAACATCGAAATGATGGAAGAACGGGGAACCGTCCTGGCCGCCGGGCCGGGGGGAGCGACGAAATTTGTCCGCAGCGACGGCCACAGTCTGGAAAAGCTGTACATGCCTAAGGACATAGACAGATATATAGAGGCTCTGCCGGAAAACATGAGGCAGCGCCGCCGTTTGTGTGCTATCATATATGGAGGAGAGGATTTGTAA
- a CDS encoding Fur family transcriptional regulator — METNNTSKEEIMNIMMKRMKDKIKDKKCKMTSQRQVILRAFVESDIRHMNAEEVFEIVKKMSPDIGLATVYRTLDLFTEMDLLKKLDFDDGCSRYELNDRDNEGHFHHHLICMGCGKVWECQDDLLETLESILQKRLHFHTVDHQLKVYGYCEECEKKREAEQGEHE, encoded by the coding sequence ATGGAAACTAACAACACCAGTAAAGAAGAAATCATGAATATCATGATGAAGCGCATGAAAGACAAGATAAAAGACAAGAAATGCAAGATGACGTCGCAGCGGCAGGTCATCCTGCGGGCCTTCGTCGAAAGCGATATCCGCCACATGAACGCCGAAGAGGTCTTTGAAATCGTAAAGAAGATGTCTCCGGACATCGGCCTGGCTACGGTATATCGGACGCTCGACTTGTTTACGGAAATGGACCTTCTGAAAAAACTCGATTTCGACGACGGCTGCAGCCGCTACGAATTGAACGACCGAGACAACGAAGGCCATTTCCATCATCACCTGATCTGCATGGGCTGCGGCAAGGTGTGGGAATGCCAGGACGACCTGCTGGAAACGCTGGAGTCTATTTTGCAGAAGCGCCTCCATTTCCATACGGTAGATCATCAGCTCAAGGTATACGGCTATTGTGAAGAATGTGAAAAGAAACGGGAGGCTGAACAAGGCGAACATGAATAA